One genomic window of Pseudoxanthomonas sp. includes the following:
- a CDS encoding TonB-dependent receptor, which produces MQSLQSCRRRGIPRRCVLSLACAASLVTASASAQQAARDTATSLDTVTVTAERREQNLQDTPVSVGVVQGEAMRDFTAGGDDTLLALSGKVPSFYAETTTGRIFPRFYIRGLGNIDFYLGASQPVSIIQDDVVLEHVVLKSNPVYDVDQIEVLRGPQGTLFGRNTTAGIVKFDSIKPSDTYAGRVSASYGSYGTASLDAGFGGPINDVLSFRVSTLFQHRDDWVDNTYDGPSADGTRTPRKDAMGGYDDRNLRLQLLLKPNDQFSLLASAHTRDYDGTSTLFLRNAITKGSNAVDVPRDQVRYDEAMDNPQAYKTHGGSINASYDFGPVTLTSISAYETTSGYSRGDTDGGAAVDHPFNGVPNGYGQSMGQIRDLDQYTQEFRLASNGEQALSWQVGAFYFDGRDTTDFYQRAWFLQGAARNPNNWVRLRNINTSWAGFGQVSWKATDALTLTAGIRQTEDTKKTRLLKTADTAAGAVTYTGRTNVEMSDTQPSWDLSAMYEINPQLSVYARIARGFRGPTIQGRSAVFNADFTTADSETILSYEAGIKSSLFNNRLRLNVTGFTYTVDDIQLNGNDANGNGVLFNADKARAYGLEADLDWRPIPNLSLTAGLSLLHSEIQDKRVYAQVCALNGVVVCTVNDPTIKVGSNTFAQIDGNPLPNAPTYNLSFGARYDMPVGQDGAVFVATDWNKQGETQYVLYDTDEFNSKGNFEGGLKLGYSGGYGAWEVAAFARNITNEKNLKGVIENYMAAVYNEPRIIGVSFSANWQ; this is translated from the coding sequence ATGCAAAGCCTGCAATCCTGCCGTCGCCGCGGCATTCCCCGCCGCTGCGTCCTTTCATTGGCCTGCGCGGCCTCGTTGGTCACAGCCAGCGCCAGCGCACAACAAGCCGCGCGCGATACCGCCACCTCGCTGGACACGGTGACAGTCACGGCCGAGCGGCGTGAGCAGAACCTGCAGGACACGCCGGTCTCGGTCGGCGTGGTGCAGGGCGAGGCCATGCGCGACTTCACGGCTGGCGGCGACGACACCTTGCTGGCGCTGTCGGGCAAGGTGCCAAGCTTCTATGCCGAAACCACGACTGGTCGCATCTTCCCGCGGTTCTATATCCGCGGGCTGGGCAACATCGACTTCTACCTGGGCGCGTCCCAGCCGGTGTCGATCATCCAGGACGACGTGGTCCTTGAACACGTGGTGCTCAAGTCCAATCCAGTCTATGACGTGGACCAGATCGAAGTGCTGCGCGGGCCGCAGGGCACGCTGTTCGGCCGCAATACCACCGCGGGCATCGTCAAGTTCGACAGCATCAAGCCCAGCGACACCTATGCCGGCCGCGTGTCGGCCAGCTATGGCAGCTACGGCACCGCCAGCCTGGACGCCGGCTTCGGCGGGCCGATCAACGATGTCCTGTCGTTCCGTGTTTCCACCCTGTTCCAGCATCGCGACGACTGGGTGGACAACACCTATGACGGTCCCAGCGCCGACGGCACGCGCACCCCGCGCAAGGACGCCATGGGCGGTTACGACGACCGCAATCTGCGCCTGCAGTTGCTGCTCAAGCCCAATGACCAGTTCTCACTGCTGGCCTCGGCGCATACCCGCGACTACGACGGCACCTCGACCCTGTTCCTGCGCAATGCCATCACCAAGGGGTCCAACGCGGTCGATGTGCCGCGCGACCAGGTCCGTTACGACGAGGCCATGGACAATCCGCAGGCGTACAAGACGCACGGCGGCTCGATCAACGCCAGCTACGATTTCGGCCCGGTCACGCTGACCTCGATCAGCGCCTACGAAACCACCTCCGGCTACAGCCGCGGTGACACCGACGGCGGCGCGGCAGTGGACCATCCGTTCAACGGCGTGCCCAACGGCTATGGCCAGTCGATGGGCCAGATCCGCGACCTGGACCAGTACACGCAGGAGTTCCGCCTGGCCAGCAATGGCGAACAGGCGCTGTCCTGGCAGGTGGGTGCGTTCTACTTCGACGGCCGCGACACCACCGACTTCTATCAGCGCGCCTGGTTCCTGCAGGGCGCGGCCCGTAATCCCAACAACTGGGTGCGCCTGCGCAACATCAATACGTCGTGGGCCGGCTTCGGCCAGGTGAGCTGGAAGGCCACGGACGCATTGACCCTGACGGCCGGCATCCGCCAGACCGAGGACACCAAGAAAACGCGCCTGCTGAAGACCGCCGACACGGCGGCGGGCGCGGTGACCTATACCGGTCGTACGAATGTGGAGATGTCCGACACCCAGCCCAGCTGGGACCTGAGCGCGATGTACGAGATCAACCCGCAGCTGAGCGTGTACGCGCGCATTGCCCGTGGCTTCCGCGGACCAACCATCCAGGGGCGTTCGGCCGTGTTCAACGCGGACTTCACCACGGCTGATTCGGAAACCATCCTGTCCTACGAGGCTGGCATCAAGAGCAGCCTGTTCAACAACCGCCTGCGCCTGAACGTCACCGGCTTCACCTATACCGTCGATGACATCCAGCTCAACGGCAACGATGCCAATGGCAATGGCGTGCTGTTCAACGCCGACAAGGCGCGTGCGTATGGCCTTGAGGCCGACCTGGATTGGCGCCCGATCCCGAACCTGTCGTTGACCGCTGGCCTGAGCCTGCTGCACAGCGAGATCCAGGACAAGCGTGTTTATGCACAGGTCTGCGCGCTCAATGGCGTGGTGGTGTGCACGGTCAACGACCCGACCATCAAGGTGGGCAGCAACACCTTCGCCCAGATCGATGGCAATCCGCTGCCGAATGCGCCGACCTACAACCTCAGCTTCGGCGCGCGGTACGACATGCCGGTGGGGCAGGACGGTGCGGTGTTCGTTGCCACCGACTGGAACAAGCAGGGCGAAACCCAGTACGTGCTCTACGACACCGACGAGTTCAATTCCAAGGGCAATTTCGAAGGCGGTCTCAAGCTCGGTTACAGCGGCGGTTACGGCGCCTGGGAAGTGGCCGCATTCGCGCGCAACATCACCAACGAGAAGAACCTCAAGGGCGTCATCGAGAACTACATGGCGGCCGTCTACAACGAGCCGCGCATCATCGGTGTGTCCTTCAGCGCGAACTGGCAGTAG